A genomic stretch from Solanum stenotomum isolate F172 chromosome 8, ASM1918654v1, whole genome shotgun sequence includes:
- the LOC125874976 gene encoding phosphopantothenoylcysteine decarboxylase subunit VHS3-like yields the protein MDMETFPTSNVAVQTMICSLLLQTAQKSLLSLLFMIEFLSLYPDLVGVERRFPFGELKRATVPDNEPKDSSETDDDDDEHEDTDNDEEDDDEGSEDDDDDDEEDSDGDDADANEGSDDDSDDEDDDGDSDDDDEDDEEEEDDEEEDNQPPYRKIK from the exons ATGGACATGGAGACATTTCCCACCAGCAATGTGGCTGTGCAGACAATGATTTGCTCATTGCTGCTTCAAACTGCTCAAAaatctcttctttctcttctcttcATG ATTGAGTTTCTAAGCTTGTACCCGGACCTCGTTGGAGTAGAGAGGAG GTTTCCTTTTGGTGAGCTTAAAAGAGCAACGGTGCCAGATAATGAACCCAAGGATTCAAGTGAaactgatgatgatgatgatgaacaTGAAGACACCGATAATGATGAAGAGGATGATGATGAAGGAAGTGAGGAtgatgacgatgatgatgaagaGGATTCTGATGGAGATGATGCTGATGCAAATGAAGGGAGTGATGATGATTCGGATGACGAAGATGATGATGGTGATTCTGATGATGAcgatgaggatgatgaagaggAGGAGGATGACGAGGAAGAAGATAATCAACCACCATATAGGaagataaaatga
- the LOC125874974 gene encoding triphosphate tunnel metalloenzyme 3-like, with protein sequence MHFSKNLTFPSLCRTLHSAISTSPNPTITSMEVEVKLRLPNAVTHQRVSSILSPYHLKTHAQENIFFDGANSELSSKLTVLRLRFYDLDTQCIISLKAKPVISNGISRIEEDEEPIDPSIGRACVSEPWRLPLINSSRIIRRVKEEYGIGEKGLVCLGGFRNVRAVYEWNGLKLELDETHYDFGMNYEIECESCDPEKAKDLLEEFLKSHGIEYSYSNASKFAIFRSGKLPK encoded by the coding sequence ATGCATTTCTCAAAAAACCTCACCTTTCCATCACTCTGCAGAACCCTACATTCCGCCATATCCACATCTCCTAACCCCACAATTACCTCCATGGAAGTAGAAGTCAAGCTCCGTTTACCAAACGCCGTTACTCACCAACGTGTCTCCTCAATTCTCTCACCTTACCACCTCAAAACTCACGCCCAAGAGAACATCTTCTTTGACGGAGCCAACTCCGAACTCTCCTCCAAACTCACCGTTCTCCGCCTCCGATTCTACGATCTCGACACCCAATGCATTATCTCCCTCAAGGCTAAACCCGTAATTTCAAACGGTATCAGTCGCattgaggaagatgaagaaccTATTGACCCTTCTATTGGCCGGGCGTGTGTTTCGGAGCCGTGGCGGTTACCGTTGATCAATTCTTCAAGGATAATACGGAGGGTGAAAGAAGAGTATGGAATTGGGGAAAAGGGTTTGGTTTGTTTGGGCGGGTTTAGGAATGTGAGAGCGGTGTATGAGTGGaacgggttgaaattggagCTAGATGAAACGCATTATGATTTTGGAATGAATTATGAGATTGAATGTGAGAGTTGTGATCCTGAAAAAGCTAAGGATTTGCTGGAGGAGTTTTTGAAGAGTCATGGCATTGAATATTCCTACTCCAATGCTTCTAAATTTGCCATTTTCCGCTCCGGAAAATTGCCTAAGTAa
- the LOC125873412 gene encoding uncharacterized protein LOC125873412 — MDWFSWLSKTELEPSLVYEYGLAFAHNELEQDDIAYFNHEFLQSMGISIAKHRLEILKLAKKERGNVPNSMSKFLLVMKRTKKRFSKYFRTWIHRDESALALVSRRSYSSRIWKRTKMMKRNKSAVAPAKQSSRSSTLLLTNGSPIFMSSSLRMDSFSSAMVHEKMEIDCGDYWGSSVVEEIKWDSMFQNMKPT; from the coding sequence ATGGATTGGTTTTCTTGGCTGTCAAAAACAGAGCTAGAGCCATCTCTTGTTTATGAATATGGTCTAGCATTTGCTCATAACGAGCTAGAACAAGACGATATCGCGTATTTCAATCATGAGTTCCTTCAAAGCATGGGCATTTCAATAGCCAAACACAGGCTAGAAATCCTCAAACTTGCCAAGAAGGAACGAGGAAATGTTCCGAATTCAATGTCAAAGTTTCTCCTGGTAATGAAACGTACAAAGAAACGTTTTTCAAAGTATTTTAGGACGTGGATTCATCGCGATGAATCAGCACTTGCACTTGTGTCAAGAAGAAGTTATAGTTCAAGAATTTGGAAGAGGACAAAAATGATGAAGAGGAACAAGAGTGCTGTGGCACCAGCAAAACAGAGTAGTAGAAGTAGTACTTTGCTGCTTACAAATGGTAGTCCAATATTTATGTCGAGTTCATTAAGAATGGATAGTTTTTCGAGCGCGATGGTTCATGAGAAGATGGAGATTGATTGTGGTGATTATTGGGGTTCCTCTGTAGTTGAAGAGATCAAGTGGGATTCAatgtttcaaaatatgaaaccaacttga
- the LOC125872438 gene encoding proline--tRNA ligase, cytoplasmic-like, translated as MAGKDADKGKKKEGKKEVVHGKKKEVKKETGLGLSYKKDENFGEWYSEVVVSGEMIEYYDISGCYILRPWAMSIWEILQTFFDAEIKKMKIKNSYFPLFVSPAVLQKEKDHIDGFAPEVAWVTKSGDSDLEVPIAIRPTSETVMYPYFSKWIRGHRDLPLRLNQWCNVVRWEFSNPTPFIRSREFLWQEGHTAFATKEEADEEVLDILELYRRIYEEFLAVPVSKGKKSELEKFAGGLYTTTVEAFIPNTGRGIQGATSHCLGQNFAKMFEINFENEKGEKAMVWQNSWAYTTRTIGVMIMTHGDDKGLVLPPKVATTQVVVIPVPYKDANTQGIYDACAATVKSLNESGIRAEADFRDNYSPGWKYSHWEMKGVPLRIEIGPKDLANNQVRAVRRDNGAKTDIPVANLVEQVKDVLDSIQQNLFETAKQKREACVQVVKTWDEFAEALGQKKLILAPWCDEEDVEKEVKTRTKGEMGAAKTLCSPFDQPELPEGTLCFASGKPAKKWTYWGRSY; from the exons ATGGCTGGTAAAGATGCAGATA agggaaaaaagaaagaaggcaAGAAAGAGGTAGTTcatggaaaaaagaaagaagtcaagaaagaGACAGGTCTTGGTCTCTCTTACAAGAAAGATGAGAACTTTGGAGAGTGGTATTCTGAG GTGGTTGTTAGTGGTGAAATGATTGAGTACTATGACATTTCTGGCTGTTATATCTTACGGCCATGGGCAATGTCCATCTGGGAGATATTGCAG ACCTTTTTCGATGCTGAAATTAAGAAGATGAAGATAAAGAACTCCTACTTCCCTCTCTTTGTGTCCCCTGCTGTTCTACAAAAGGAAAAGGACCACATAGATGGATTTGCTCCTGAG GTTGCTTGGGTTACAAAATCTGGAGACTCTGATCTGGAGGTGCCCATTGCGATTCGACCAACAAGTGAAACTGTGATGTATCCTTATTTCTCAAAGTGGATTAGGGGACATCGTGACTTGCCCTTGAGACTTAACCAGTGGTGCAACGTTGTGCGATGGGAGTTTAGCAACCCCACCCCCTTCATCAG GAGCCGTGAATTCCTCTGGCAAGAAGGTCACACTGCTTTTGCAACTAAGGAGGAGGCAGATGAAGAG GTTCTTGACATCTTAGAGTTGTATAGACGTATATATGAAGAATTCTTAGCTGTTCCAGTAAGTAAGGGAAAGAAAAGCGAGCTTGAGAAGTTTGCTGGAGGACTCTACACGACTACAGTAGAG GCTTTTATCCCTAATACTGGTCGTGGTATCCAAGGTGCAACTTCACACTGTTTGGGCCAAAATTTCGCGAAGATGTTTgagataaattttgaaaatgagaAGGGAGAGAAGGCTATGGTCTGGCAGAACTCCTGGGCCTATACTACCAGAACG ATTGGTGTGATGATCATGACTCATGGAGATGATAAAGGCCTGGTCTTACCTCCTAAAGTTGCAACAACTCAAGTAGTTGTTATCCCTGTGCCATACAAGGATGCTAATACTCAAGGAATCTATGATGCCTGTGCTGCCACTGTTAAAAGCTTGAATGAATCAGGTATTCGTGCTGAGGCTGACTTCAGAGACAACTACTCGCCTGGCTGGAAATATTCTCACTGGGAAATGAAGGGGGTCCCTCTTAGGATTGAAATAGGACCAAAAGATCTTGCAAATAACCAG GTACGAGCTGTTCGCCGTGACAATGGAGCCAAAACTGATATTCCTGTGGCAAACTTAGTCGAACAAGTAAAAGATGTGCTCGATTCTATCCAACAAAATCTATTTGAAACTGCAAAACAAAAGCGGGAAGCTTGTGTTCAGGTTGTAAAGACCTGGGATGAATTTGCAGAAGCATTGGGCCAAAAGAAATTGATATTGGCTCCTTGGTGTGATGAGGAG GATGTTGAGAAAGAAGTAAAGACACGCACAAAAGGGGAGATGGGTGCAGCGAAGACTCTTTGTTCTCCATTTGACCAGCCTGAGCTGCCTGAAG GTACTTTGTGCTTTGCCTCGGGTAAACCCGCTAAGAAGTGGACATACTGGGGTCGCAGCTATTGA